AACcgagaaactttttggtgttcggttgaaaatggaattgaacccacaactccatgttaaccattgcatgcGTCATTTACAGCTTAATGACCATACCATAACTAGGACATATTATCCTAAATAGAATTCCCCATCTAACAGAATTATGCCCACAACGCTTCATATTTCTAATCTCATTCAATCGATCAATATTTCTGATCTTTTCGAGTAGTATTTTCAGACTTCTACTGTCTTCTGTTCCCAAATAACTCGTCATATATATTGTGAGAGCAGAATCGTGATACAGGAAATGGTCCaaggttaattaaaaatttctgtgtctaggccacggttgccactcgagccaaaaattttaccaaataaaaaagccataatttgtcaaaattttatttctatagaaaattttgttaaaattaaatttttatagaaaattttgtcaaaattttatttatgaagcaaattttgttaaaattttatttctatagaaaattttatttacaattttgtttctatagagaattttgtcaaacttttattgctatagggagccaccgtggtgcaaaaagtttttcagcggtggattatcccacctcagtaatgctggtgacatttctgagggtttcaaagcttctctaagtggtttcactgcaatgtacaACGCcgatcggattcggctataaaaaggaagtcccttgtcattgagcttaacatggaatcgggcagcattcagtgataagaaagaagttcaccaatatggtatcacaatggactgaatagtctaagtgagcctgatacatcgggctgccacctaacctaacctaacctttatatatatatatatatatatatatatatatatatatatatatatatatatatatatatatatatatatatatatatatatatatatatatatatatatatatatatatatatatatatatatatatattatatatatatatatatatatatatatatatatatatatatatatatatatatatatatatatatatatatatatatatatatatatatatatatataatatatatatatatatatatatatatatatatatatatatatatatatatatatatatatatatatatatatatatatatatatatatattatatatatattgtagctatgcgtgccaaattttgttggaatcggttcagatttagaaatatctcccatatatagctttctcccgatttacacttatatgaccacagaggccaatttttaacttcgatttagttaaaattttgcacagggagtagaattagcattgtagctatgcgtgccaaatttggttgaaatcggttcagacttacatatagcacccatatacatatacttgtaaaatcgccactgcttagtcgaaaagttgtaaaaatgactctaattttcctaaacttctaatacatatatatcgagcgataaatcataaataaactttttcgaagtttccttaaaattgcttcagatttaaacgtttcccatatttttactaacattgtgttccaccctagtgcattagccgacttaaattttgagtctatagattttgtagaagtctatcaaattcttcgagatcgagtgatatttaaatgtatgtatttggggcaaacctttatatatatcccccaacacatttgacagatgtgatatggtatcgaaaatttagatctacaaagtggtgcagggtataatatagtcggccccgcccgactttccttacttgttaagtcTATATCCGTATCTTAAACAATACGCAAAGGATCATTGGTTCAATCCCAGACAATGGAAATTTGCCTTTCAAAAAACTATCAGATTTATAAAATGGCATCTCACACCATGTACTACGCTTTCAGCTATAAGATGTTCGGTCATTATAATAAAGATATCATGTATATTCCGCCACGCCGGATCTTATGTACGCTCAAAAGTAATTacatatatggaccaattgatgATTCTTagaggacggacggacaccacggCCCACAATGGAGTCTGAGAACAATATTTAAAAGCACTGCACCCAAAGGTAAGATTAGTTACTAAAAACAgataagtagaaaaatccaaaaaatgattCTTACTTGGCTGTTAACATTCTGTTTTCACCTAACTTGGTCATACTTATGAACACTCAACACAATGCAATCTCAAATGACATCCCTATTGTTGGGGTATGCAATGATTGAATGTTGATGTTTTGTTATCCTTACTGCTGCTGCGACAGCTTCTTTTGTGACCGAATGGTTATACAGGCGCGCAAACGCTGGGAATTGTAACACTTGTTGGCACATGTTGTCAGCTTAGATTGTTTTGTTGTGTTTTGACACTGCAAGCCGTAACAAATCGTTTAGCAAATCGCAATTGGGCGCACAAACCCCTAATGCCAAGCCAATAAGGCAGAAGGGATAAGGGTTttgcaaaacccaaaaaatctgATTGCTAGCACGTGGTGCGCGAAAGATGGAGAGAGCGAGCATGTCATCCTGCACGCATATAAAAGTAGAGGACATTTCCAATTGGAGTCTCAGAATCAAGTTAGACGTCAAACGAATACCAACCATCAGCTAGAAAAAAACGGAAACGGATTTCACATTAGTGTTTTCGAAACGAAATATGCTTCCGGTATTGCCCAGCTCGCACATTGTACAACAAAATCGTTTAGTGGATAACAAAACGAATAGCCAAAACTCTTCACGTCAGACCACACATAGTCCAACACAACCAAGTGGATTAAAACGCAGCTCCAGTATGATCTTTCGTATTGAACATCTATTGCCGCCTACCACAGCCGCTGCACCTGCTCCATCCTCTGGGACATCGTCGATAACACCACCCCTAACCACGGCTAATCAAAtgtcacccaaaaaatcaaaattcataAGAGCCGGAGTGCACGTGACCCAGCTAATACCCAAAGATACCAATTCAGTGGTAATCGACACTCAAGCCCTAATATCTGCCGCCACAACCGCCGAAGTGACCACCACAACAGAACCCCTGACACGTGCCTATTGCTCGCTCACACCACAAGGCGATAAACTGTCAATGACTGCATCGATTATGCGTAAAATTAAGCTCTCTGAGGATATTCACAGCTACAATGCATTGTTCGAGCTTAAAGGAGGCCAGGTCACATTGCGTGCAGTGCGAGACATTGAAAGAGATGAAGAACTGGTAGCATGGTTCGGTGAGGAGCTGACCCTGTTGATGGCCATTCCTTTCCTGACACCCATGAATATTCAAGGAAACAATCGTTATATGTGTCATTGGTGTCACTTGACTTTTGAAACCCCGAATCCTTTAAAAATTCACCTGGCCTTGGGTTGTGGTCGCCACAACATAGATGTCTTGTGGATACGCCTACATTATGCACTGCGAGCCAAACACTATACTCAACAGATTCTGCCGATTCCATTGGGAAGTGATAACACACCATCACGCACCTCGCCTGTACTGCCCACGACAAGTTCTACAATATCGACACGCACCCTATCGCCCTCATACTCACCTCCTGCTACAGCACAACACTCGCAACCAGCACCAAGATTTTCAGCCTTTAAACCCATATCACTCGCAACACCAACTAACCACCAGCAACAACATGCTACCCCAACATCACTACCCGTTTCTTTGGCCACTGCTCTAAGTGTAGCTCCCCACCATCACACCTCTACATCGCATATGTCCTTTTTACCATCACTCTCCACAGCTGTATTCCCCCACATGAGTCTATTGCAACCACCTTCTTCGAATCCTCTTAATGCTGCTGCTCAAATTGAAGCCATAGTGAGTAATATGGGAGCATCTAAGCAAGGTCATCTCTGCATATACTGTGGAAAAATGTATTCTCGTAAATACGGCTTGAAAATT
This is a stretch of genomic DNA from Haematobia irritans isolate KBUSLIRL chromosome 4, ASM5000362v1, whole genome shotgun sequence. It encodes these proteins:
- the Prdm13 gene encoding PR/SET domain 13 — translated: MLPVLPSSHIVQQNRLVDNKTNSQNSSRQTTHSPTQPSGLKRSSSMIFRIEHLLPPTTAAAPAPSSGTSSITPPLTTANQMSPKKSKFIRAGVHVTQLIPKDTNSVVIDTQALISAATTAEVTTTTEPLTRAYCSLTPQGDKLSMTASIMRKIKLSEDIHSYNALFELKGGQVTLRAVRDIERDEELVAWFGEELTLLMAIPFLTPMNIQGNNRYMCHWCHLTFETPNPLKIHLALGCGRHNIDVLWIRLHYALRAKHYTQQILPIPLGSDNTPSRTSPVLPTTSSTISTRTLSPSYSPPATAQHSQPAPRFSAFKPISLATPTNHQQQHATPTSLPVSLATALSVAPHHHTSTSHMSFLPSLSTAVFPHMSLLQPPSSNPLNAAAQIEAIVSNMGASKQGHLCIYCGKMYSRKYGLKIHIRTHTGFKPLKCKYCLRPFGDPSNLNKHIRLHLQSSTNTGQTSAETYQCSLCHKTFGRRRDLQKHMENRHGDSGMSTTDKTETSHSD